The DNA segment catctcctcctgctcctcctcctcctcctcctctgctcccctgtGAGCTACTGCCACCATCCACGACTGCttccaggtggagaaggaggagctcaGTTGGAACTGCAGATGGAGTGGGACATTGGATTTCCGTTTGATGCGTTGCTTTACTTTGGTTCTCTcgttgtcttcctcctctttcttgtcTGCGTCCTCAaagccgccgtcctcctctgTTAGTTGGACCGCCGTCCCCTCTGCTTCACTGTCCTCTTTGCCCGTCTCCTCCTCATCTACTTCTGTCTCCTCGTCTATTTCTTCCTCACCCACTTCTTCTACGTCCACTTCTTTCTCCTGGTCTTTGTCTGCTTCATCCCCTttctgttcttcctcctcctcttcttcttctacatcCTCCTTCCCTGTATCCAAaccatcatcttcctcctcgtcaTTTCTCTTTTGGTCtacatcttcatcatcctcatcctcttctttgTCTACTTCATTCCCTTGtgctttttctgcttcttcctcctcctcctcctcctcctcctcatcttcctccgcctcttcttcttcctcctcgttaTTTTCCTTCTCCTGTTTTTGGTCTACGTCTTCATCATCCTCAACCTCTTCTTTGTCTACTTCATTCCCTTGtgctttttctgcttcttcttcctcctcctcttcctctgcctcttcttcttcctcctcctctgtatccacaccatcctcttcctctacaTTCCCCCCCTTCCTGGaaaccttttcctcctccttgtgTATTTCTTTGTCTTCCGTATACACTTCTTTGTccacttctttctctttttccacctcttcctccacctctgtatccacaccctcctcttcctctacgTCATTTCCCCCCTCCATTGCtactttttcctccttcctgtccAGCTCTaactcctcctcatcctcagccACATCTTGATAGTCAGAGTCTTCGTCTTCTTCATcgtccttttcctcttcctgcacaTTGTCCTCCCCTGTATCGTCCTTTTCTTTTACTTCACATTTTGCCTCCCAGAAAACTGTGtcctccttctcatcaacctcttcatcctcctgttcctcttctttggctatttctttcatttcaagtaTGTccaactcttcctctccatttAGCGTgtcttcttcctcgtcttcatctACTTCCCTGTCTTTTTCATccatatcatcatcatctttttcCTCCCCGTCCTTGTCTATTTTGCCTATTTCTATTGCATGTGTGTCCTCCTCCACTACTccgtcttcctcgtcctccttttctttttcctcctcatcagACTGTTGTGTGTCCTCCccgtcttcatcttcatcctctccaccatTATGGTTTAtgtttttctcctccacctTGTGTTCTCCCTCCTCGGAGTCGTCTCCATCCTCCTTATTCCTCTCCTTtgcttctttctcctcttgctccacatttttgtctttttctttgtcctcttcatcttcctcctcacttTCCTTGTCTGtatctttttcctcctcattgTTTACATCCTTCTCatcactgtcctcctcctcttcttcctcctcctcctcatctaccccttcatcctcctccttatcttcttcatcatctttgTTAAATTCTCTGTCCTCCTTCACGTGTACTTCTATATCcttctcttcctcgtcctcctcgtttTTGCCaatatcctcctcctcatctacTCCCTCGTCATCgtcgtcctcttcttcctcctgcaccTCTTCCTGCATCTCCCCATCTCCTTCTACATCCTCCTCATATTCCactccttcgtcctcctcctgtccGTCTGTGTCACTCATCCTCTCGTCCATTTTGTCCTCCTCTGGTTTGATCCATCCTTTAGGAGTCCTCCAGGCCTCCGTCCACTCTGTGCTGTCCATGATCTCCTCGTCCAGCTGGGACGTGAGGAGGAGGTTTTTGTCTTCACGTCTCTTAGTCAGCATGGCGCTGTGTTCATGATGGGACTGCAGCGAAGACTGGCACCACCTGTGGACATGTAATGTTAATTAACGGTTGAGCATGTTCTAACCTGATAACAGCAGGACCCAGAAATATGTGTCTACAACATAAAAATATATCTGAGACGATACAAATAACACAACTAtggtgaaaagacaaaaagtcgTCTTGGTTTCACACAGGACACAAACGGTCCGGTGTCATTTCATCAGAGCAGCCTACGCTGACTGTCTCGCTCTTTATACTTTGTCAGTTTCTCTAACtacctgatgatgatgatgacgaagaGTTTACATTTGATGCTAGTTTAAAGTCTAGTTCTCTTGTTGCTAGAAGTGGCCTCGGTGCGTCGGTATAATAAGCCGAAGATCCCCGAACAAGTATCGCTACTTGGCGCGTTGGGAGTGAGACTATATTGGCTGTAGTCTATATTTCCACTGCAACAACCTGAAGATAACCAAACCCACACGTTTAGATTCCTTTTATAAAACAGAGACAAAGCTGTTTGCTCCAGTTGTACTATGCAGAAATACTTCAAACCAGCGTGTGACTGCCTTCACCGTTCCACATCATTTCTAGGGGAAGTTACGGTGACTTGGGAACAATGTGTGGATCTGGTCAGTGAAGCGACCTCCTAGTGTGAGTCAGGAGCTTTGAAGAACAGGTGACCTTCCACAACGTTGAAGCCATTGAAACCACCCACCTGGTCTGCTGCCTGAATCCCCAGCAGGAGCTCCAGTTTTTGCggcgttcttcttcttcctcgggAGGAGCAGCGGAGAGTAGCCAGGAGTCGCTCCACCCGGGCATGAACACGTTGCTTATCCTCGTCATCACTATGGTTTTCGCGCTTGCGGTTGGCTCCTCGATGTCTTTGGTTTCAGGCTGAATACCCGACATCTTCCATGAACCCTCCCAGTCCGAAGGCTCTTCCTGTTTGACAATCACAAGGCACATTTGTAATATCTTAACGGGTGTTCTGGTTGCTCAGTGATTATGAATCATGGACATCTGACATTTTAAAGGCAAAAAGATTCCAATCCCCACCTGCTCCTCTAGTTGTTGTACTTGGTCAAACTTGTTGCTGCAGATTTGTTGATATTCAGGCCAGATACGATCCCAATTCTTCTTTTCCTGTCTGAAGGCAAAGTTCATCATCTTCCAAGTACCGGCccagacaggaagagaaaacacTTCTATCTCAGTTTGGCAATTCATCAttctttcaaataaaatgtccgACTGGGATTGTTTCTCCTCCGAGCGCTCCAGCTGGGCAGGACTCCTCACCTGAATAATTGGAACAATGAAGACACAAGATGATTGACCAAGTGTTTTGCACCTATTGACCAGTTGTCTCCACTCTTTAATCTGGGAAGgtcatgaatgaatgagacagtgtgtgagacagaggtgGAATGATTCATTGACAGATGGACGAGACAAACGCACCATGTGATCAGTTTTGAACAAATGTCTCAACACTTGATTGAGGCGGTTTGAGGAAAAGGGCTTTGTTCTGACATGGCGAACATTTAGTCTTTGCTGTTTTTGATGTCTGCGTCTTCactgatatatatattatgccTCGTTACGTTAACGCATTATTATTGTGTTAacgcattcattcattaaagcaGACAATTATTTGATTGCATGTTAACGCAGTTTTAAAAGAATTAATTCTTTTGAAAGTCTGGTGCTCACAGGCGCTGAATACACATACAGACAAACTATGGGTTGCAGAACGTCAGTATGGGCTTGGCCTTCatcaaccaatgagagcatttgtGGGTGGGGCCtaagaatgctgcagcatggaACAGAAAAATGGAGAAGGCTAGCAAACtcttattattttcttatttcgaCTGAGATTCTACAAAGGAAATCCAGTAAAAAGATGAACTTCACAGACTAAAGGGTGTCTGCGCTGTAAGTACCAGTACTTAGTGCTGGACCACTTCATTCCAACAGGGAACACACTTAGATGCATATTTTATTGCTTGATAGATTTTcgaaagatagatagatagagaaaACAGATATATGAATATTAACTTACTTGTTATGATAAATAACAACAATCTAAATAAAACATGGCTACCCTGACACTggcaaatagctttggttttatatttaattacatacatgtttttattaaagtaaatagGTAGTCAAATTTATTCATAGAATCCTTTTCACAGACTTGGATGACAAAGTGCTTCAAAGAATTCAAcgagaagagaaaaacacaacgtGACCGGCCAAtgaatatcacacacacaagagaatgCACAATGTGAAACAGAGATTAAAGCAGGAATAAGACCTGGGTTTTACAAAAACGGCAGTTTAAAAAGGTGCATTTTGAGCTGCTGAGTGAACACGTTCACGTAGGGACGCAGGCAGAGCGTTCTACAATGGCCACAAACTGCTGCGACATCGTCTTTAAcgggacaaacaaacactgtgttcttttccttttgtctgcAACCAAGCAGACAAATTTCTATTATTCGGACCAATCTGACGAATCCGGGTAGAATGAGAACAAGTGCAGCAATTATTTAGAAACAAAGTCTTTCTGCATGATGCATTCCCTACACCTTTTAGCAGCAGCCATGAGTCACACACCTTTCGCATAATATGACCAACATTTGAACAATGTTCTGGGATCTAAGTGTCTTTTAGTACGGAATCAGTGTGTCAGTTCTAGTACCTGTTTCCAGGAGTCACTCCATTCATCAGCAGGAGACGCCCATTGGTCCTCCAGTCCGTATTCCTTTGGTTTGTATTCCCTGTTGTTAGTCAGCTCTATGGTTGTGAACCCTGGGATTTGGGTTTTTATCTCTTTGGCCTTCAGGTAGAGATACTTTGGTGGCTTCAGGCTCATCCAGGAGTCTTTCCAGCAGAGCTTAAATACATCCACTTCAACTTTACGTTTTGGCCTATGAAGTTTGGGCGAAGCTGCTTtcttggggggaggagggggagcgggCTCATGTCTGGgtttgggaggaggggggactactttgaatttaatttttggcttgttttcctcttcatctGCTCCGCTGGTGAGCTTCTTGAAGTCTCCATTGGAAACAAGTGACCAGTGATAATTCCACTTTGAGAAAGATCtacacattaaaacaaacaaaagagaaacaaatggaATCAACTCATATATTGTCATAATTAGAGATCACATAGCTCTGGCAAATACAGACATGTGTTGCAAGCTGCGCTGCCAGTGTGAATAATACGGCGACCCCTGATTGCCAGTGGCTATTTTGCACACGACCTGCCGCCATTGTGCCAAGTTATTAACCGTGTTAGATCCACCtttgtgtatataaatatagtgAAGTGAATGAGCAAACAAGTGTCTTGATTCTTGACCTGAGATATTTAGTGCTTCTATTAACTAGCTTCATAATTTAGTCAGGTCACAGGAAAATGGGTGTTCGGTACTCTTTAATCTGCATTGAACAGCATTTGTGAGGTATGCAAAGACGCTGGCCGAGATACTCGCACATGCATCGCATACCCACTGCAGGCACATTGTAGATATCCAGTATACTAAATATCTTCACCTGTTTAGAGATTCAGCACATAACACTGCAAGACACAGAGCTCGCGTCCGTCACGAGGGTGTAGCTGCAGCTTCGGTGTTGCTTGTCTTTAAGCCgtaattgagctgcagacacagtgACTTCATTTCCTTACGCGAATAACAGATGATCCTCTGATTCTTTTACGAATTGGCTTCTTTTTATGTAGAAAGGCGTATGTAGAATATATGGAAACAATAAATTCTGTCCCATGGTTGAAAACTACACAGTGTGCTCttgtgcctcatgcagctcttctgtgtagCATCTCATGACGTCAATAAATCCAGACTCGAGTCAAAATAACTTAAATACCTTTCAATACATGTTAATATCTTTAGTTCCTAAACAATCAGCatgaatctaaaattaaataATCAATATTCCTCAAATTCCAATGAACTAATACGTACACCTCTTATAGAGAACACTGTAAGTATTCTGTAAACTgtaaacagttaatatattgttcatagtttgaagttaaaaagtttgATGCTTTAGTTTGAAGCCCtgtgttttgtattcatttatatttacagggTACTTTAAACATGTCACGATGTGGTTTTatgtcctgtcttattttgtagttttctgccacaagtgtccccgggtaactacacttcctgccttgtcctgtcgtcccctgtgattgtctgatcgtttccacctgtgtccaatcacctgcaactccctagtgtatttaagccatgagtctattgtgtcacttgtcgcgtcattgtcgaacGTCAGTCATGTAGCGTAGAGGCCAAAACGACTTCAAGACTCCTAATGACAAAAGCAACCAGCTGACAGCTTTGAACGTCTCATAGTGTGAAGTCACCAGTTACAGGTGAGTAAGAATGTGCAGGGAAAACCTGATCATCTCTTAGTTAGTTCAAGTCCAGTTTTAATTTAATCTTGTCCAGTTTAGGAATATTTTAAAGCTCTTTACTGCTTTAGATtcaaaaaagggaaagacaTGACATATCCTCACATTTTGTGGGAACTTTTCTTCTTCCATTCGGCCTCCTGTTTGCACTGGTCGGCCACGCTCTGAGCCTTCTGCTCCCATTGGTCTCTGAGCGACCCGTTGCTGAAAGTTCTCTTTGACTCCTTTTTTGACAACATCCTGTTGCCtgtaagacacacacaagcaaagaaAACCGCAAGGTAAATGTCGCTCATGGTGTCATGTTGCATACCTACAGTCCCTGTCTCTCGTCCGTCCAAGTGCCGGGGAAGGATCACAGGACACCGGATACTTGCAGTGCAAGCACCGACCCATTGAGACTTCATTTACCTTTGAGTAATCCCTCACATTAGGGCCCCTactaatgattattttaatgaaatctGGCCATATTGTTTCTATAATCAATAAAGCATTCATAAATTGTGCGACTGTGTGATACATGTCCTGCTGCAAACCCATTTCATGAAAAGTCCCATGCACTACTTTTCTGTCTTTCCGTCCTGTTTCCTCAGTGAACATAGAAAAAGCCACTAGACAAATATATGAAGCATTATGTATGCATATGCAGAATTCATACATACCTACAAAACAAGATGGATAATATTATTAATCTGGTTTTGGTTCCGTCTTGAGTGCAGTGGATCTCTTGTTGAAGACCAACTGGTCAAACAATGACGCAACACAACAGGCGTCACGCTATAATTAAACACAGGTCAGCAATGTACTTCAAGGAGCATCAACATCCAGGAAACACCATAGTGGAGATGCTCTTACTACTGGTggctttaacatttttaataaaggtGTAATGTGTGAGTTCTGGCAAACTTTACCCCAAACCAAAACAGGGCGGTATCTCACCTCACGGTCTATACCTTTTTAAATGTAGAGCCACTACAAGCCGactaaataaaagcagaatttGCTAAATTAAACAGGCGTAAAATAGAGCTCACGGTCTTAAATTCTTGCCGTCTGGAAGATGGACTCTGGGGCTTAGCAGTCTGCGTTGATAATGAGGCTGACTAATCCAAATAATTGTGACTTAAAGTTAAGAAATGAGCTCATGTCTCAGGCCCGTGCATGTGATGATGGTGAAGACCCCCAGATGAAAACTGCTGAGACTCAAATAACAGTGACCTCAACTTCTAGAGTGTGACTGGTCTCTGCTCCTGGTTTACACAACATGTTTATGTGTCAGAATTGTTGGATGGTTGAATTTTACCACCATGGAAATATTCAGAAATGTTTGAAAGTTCCATTCATAAAATGTTAACGTCCAGGTTTCTGTGCTTGGATCCGCTTCGCAAAAAGACCCATAGGAACATGGCTCAACGTGTCACTTCATGAACAATTTTCATTGGGTTCAAGTTTCAGAATTAAATACTTTCAAATGACAGATCAAAAGATTTATTTTAATCACAAACATTCCAAAACTTCCGATTGGTAAAGTCTAATGTGGCGTCGAGCCGCCGGCCTGTTGAGAGCAGAGACCTGGAGCTGATTTTAACTCCACACGGAACCGCTAACAAAATACATTACACTGTGTTCACTTGGTTACAACTTTGGGGTTTTATAGTATAGTTAAACAGTGTTTATCAAGGAGATTAATACtataacacattttaacacaGTTAACCCAACTTTGTTTATTTCCGGTCTCCGTTCCGATGACACAAAACCCTCTCgtttacatacatatgtataaaatgttatatgatcaaaagaaataaaacggaTCCTGACCTACCTgatgtctttctgtctctttccctcttaaagtctgtttgtctgtttacATTCCCTGCTGTGACCAGTAACAGTTAACGTTACGTTAAACGCCTTACACTCCGTCTGCTCTGGATATCTGCTGTGTGGTGGTCAGACTTCCCTCGCTGCTAATTTTACATCATACGTTAAAAGATCCAGAGCTGCGGCGCTAATTTTAGTGTCAGGGTGAGGCAACGGGATCCGTGAGCAGCCAGGAAATGCAGAGAAGCGGCTTGAATTGAACGAAAACACGTAAGTGAGATCAACAGCTGCCACAACATCAACAAGCTCATGTCAGATGTGAGCCGGTCTGAGGCCGTCACAGGCCCGTGTGCTAACCAGAGCCTCGCCATATACACTATACTGTCAAGTGTCCAATAGCAGCGCCGCCTCCAGACCTCCCTCCCCCGGGCAAACTGCCAATCAGCATGCAGATTGTATCGCAGCTCTCGGCTCAGAGTTGTGGGCATCCAGGGCTCTTGCAGTAAAGGTTGTTCCCCAAAACACGTTGGGGTGACTGACATTTGGTACACACTAAGATGTAGGTTGACATGAAACTCACAGAAAGGTCAGGAATGAATCTTTGGACATAAAAACTAAAGGAGAGAAATACAACTAAAATCAATCAAGTGCTTTTCAGTAAGACATTGAGAACCAATACGATGGCGTTGCCACTGAAATGTAAACTTACCGCTGTCAGTAGTAGAGAACATGAGTGCAGGATGTGGTCCTGCACGTTCACATAACAACGTAATGGCTGAATGTTGCCCGGACCACCTCTGAATATGATCTGAGCAATCGGACGCCAAAGCTTCTTGGCTGCATTCACATCTGCCCACATCTGTCCCTTTGTGATCAGGTCACCGAGATGCTTGTTGTAAATCACCTTATGCTGTCTAAATGTCAGACTCTGGTGGACATAATGTAGAAT comes from the Gasterosteus aculeatus chromosome 14, fGasAcu3.hap1.1, whole genome shotgun sequence genome and includes:
- the LOC144388257 gene encoding uncharacterized protein LOC144388257 gives rise to the protein MLSKKESKRTFSNGSLRDQWEQKAQSVADQCKQEAEWKKKSSHKISFSKWNYHWSLVSNGDFKKLTSGADEEENKPKIKFKVVPPPPKPRHEPAPPPPPKKAASPKLHRPKRKVEVDVFKLCWKDSWMSLKPPKYLYLKAKEIKTQIPGFTTIELTNNREYKPKEYGLEDQWASPADEWSDSWKQVRSPAQLERSEEKQSQSDILFERMMNCQTEIEVFSLPVWAGTWKMMNFAFRQEKKNWDRIWPEYQQICSNKFDQVQQLEEQEEPSDWEGSWKMSGIQPETKDIEEPTASAKTIVMTRISNVFMPGWSDSWLLSAAPPEEEEERRKNWSSCWGFRQQTRWCQSSLQSHHEHSAMLTKRREDKNLLLTSQLDEEIMDSTEWTEAWRTPKGWIKPEEDKMDERMSDTDGQEEDEGVEYEEDVEGDGEMQEEVQEEEEDDDDEGVDEEEDIGKNEEDEEEKDIEVHVKEDREFNKDDEEDKEEDEGVDEEEEEEEEEDSDEKDVNNEEEKDTDKESEEEDEEDKEKDKNVEQEEKEAKERNKEDGDDSEEGEHKVEEKNINHNGGEDEDEDGEDTQQSDEEEKEKEDEEDGVVEEDTHAIEIGKIDKDGEEKDDDDMDEKDREVDEDEEEDTLNGEEELDILEMKEIAKEEEQEDEEVDEKEDTVFWEAKCEVKEKDDTGEDNVQEEEKDDEEDEDSDYQDVAEDEEELELDRKEEKVAMEGGNDVEEEEGVDTEVEEEVEKEKEVDKEVYTEDKEIHKEEEKVSRKGGNVEEEDGVDTEEEEEEEAEEEEEEEEAEKAQGNEVDKEEVEDDEDVDQKQEKENNEEEEEEAEEDEEEEEEEEEEAEKAQGNEVDKEEDEDDEDVDQKRNDEEEDDGLDTGKEDVEEEEEEEEQKGDEADKDQEKEVDVEEVGEEEIDEETEVDEEETGKEDSEAEGTAVQLTEEDGGFEDADKKEEEDNERTKVKQRIKRKSNVPLHLQFQLSSSFSTWKQSWMVAVAHRGAEEEEEEEQEEMEEWAAWRESWRICRWKKPDEDEVVCFSTEHRSQRHLGRTHEEDAMPNGEWTLSWMMNKTAAKDADTGEEDAETF